Below is a genomic region from Arcanobacterium haemolyticum DSM 20595.
GCGCTCAACAGACATGAGGCCGGTGATCTTCACGGCTTCGCCCTTTGCAAGAGATTCAACAAGAACGGACTGAAGAGCAGAGATTGCCTTGTCAGCGTCAGTTTTGGTGATGCTAGCTTCTTCAGCGATCTTTGCAATAAGTTCGGTACGGTTGAGGGACATAGTTCTTCCTCCAAATCGAAGTTGTTCGAACGGGCTGTTTAGCCGCTACCTAGAAATTTAGCTGAAAACTCGCCAAAATCTCGAATTTACGGGCGTGTTTCGCCAAAAGAATAGACTAGCTCACTAACTTTTGACCTCAAATTACCCATTTTTCGCATCAGTAACAGGTAATTTCTACCGTGGAGACGGTTTAGAACATCAAGATGAGCGATACGAGCACGATTTTCACGATCATTCCGAGCGCAAAAAGTGCCGCGTAGCCGCTTTCGATTCGTTCATCGTTTACTTTCGAGGATGCAAAAGCCAAAATTGCTGGCTGGCCGAGGATACCGGCCATTGCTCCAGCGGTGCGTGGAGCGGAGAGGCCAAGTAGTTTTCCGGCAAGGGCGGTGAGGACGACGACGACGATCGCGACAACTGCACCCAGCACGATGCCCTTGCCGCCTTGAGCTGTAAATGCGGTGTTGGTGAAGGCGGGACCGGAGGCGATACCGACAGCGGCTAAGAATAGGAGCAAGCCGAGTTGGCGGATGGTGAGGTTCGCTGATAACGGGAGTTGCCACACGAGTGGGCCTGTGCGTTGCAGGTAACCAAGGATCATGCCAACAAGTAGCGGGCCGGCCGCAGCGCCAAGGCTGAATGATGAACCGCCGGGTAGAGAGATTTGGATCATGCCAAGCAAGAGTCCTGCAACAAGGCCAAGGCCGAGGCCAATGGCATCTACTTCTGAGATTTTGCGCTGCGAGTTTCCGAAGTAGTTAACAATGGCTTCTTCTTCAGGACGTGGATATACAATAGCG
It encodes:
- a CDS encoding HU family DNA-binding protein, coding for MSLNRTELIAKIAEEASITKTDADKAISALQSVLVESLAKGEAVKITGLMSVERTERAARKGRNPRTGEEIKIPAGYGVKISAGSTLKKAVAK